From the Lathyrus oleraceus cultivar Zhongwan6 chromosome 4, CAAS_Psat_ZW6_1.0, whole genome shotgun sequence genome, one window contains:
- the LOC127074648 gene encoding kinesin-like protein KIN-7E isoform X2 — protein MEIYNESVRDLLSTDTTPLRLLDDPEKGTVVEKLTEETLRDWNHFTELISFCETQRQIGETSLNEASSRSHQILRLTIESSASEFLGNDKLSSLSASVNFVDLAGSERASQTNSAGARLKEGCHINRSLLTLGTVIRKLSKGRNGHIPFRDSKLTRILQSSIGGNARTAIICTMSPARSYVEQTRNTLLFACCAKEVSTNAKVNVVMSDKLLVKQLQRELSRLEGELRNSSSTRRKPDSAELLKEKDLQIEMLKKEIMDLAMQRDLAHSQITDMLKVVGDDMSSSDMESLGPQYPKLRVRCSMDFDNQIEEPNLLGFDTLQTVRSFDASQYSDGHSVSSEESYFQLPDLEKNLPIRIFSQALSVVSQEDETNDSDKKIVQEQPNDKLGDSYMKVRCIESEDPMTNTDTLSNPASLSPNRDTDSNASSPGETTVVSGLTEVDNIDKENQDLCSSPGETTVVSGLTEVDNIDKENQDLCSSPGENMAISGLTEVVNIDKENQDSCSFGLKERKELSRFHQASFLPSSEKISPSMVGNSVSSSRILKLTRSRSCAASLMKDSSSDWFDQEEIIQNTPPIGIHKDQIRRPEGYDRRTYTLNYNPNADRLSWSGFGNCVRCSTVDMQSVKPSFDMEIDDGDLSPVRREKKECESSKPPPYRKVSGTGVESTVSAKKFKDAGSNTLQSNEEKHFEWSSEFRRLQKEIIERWHSCNVSLVHRTYFFLLFKGDSSDSIYMEVELRRLSYLKENQILEDGRTLTPESSKRYLRRERQMLSRQMERKLSKSEREKMYFKWGISISSKHRRLQLAHRLWSETDIDHVRESATIVAKLVGTVEPDQAFKEMFGLNFAPRRTRKKTFGWTSSVKHIL, from the exons ATGGAGATCTATAATGAATCTGTCAGGGACCTCCTTAGTACCGACACCACACCtctcagacttcttgatgatccaGAG AAAGGCACAGTTGTTGAGAAGCTCACCGAGGAAACTTTGCGTGACTGGAACCATTTTACCGAACTTATTTCTTTCTGTGAAA CACAACGTCAGATAGGAGAGACATCTTTGAATGAAGCCAGCTCCAGATCACATCAAATTCTAAGACTG ACTATTGAAAGTTCTGCAAGTGAATTTCTGGGAAATGACAAATTGAGCTCTCTTTCTGCTTCTGTG AATTTTGTTGATCTTGCTGGAAGTGAGCGAGCATCACAAACAAATTCAGCTGGTGCGAGGTTGAAGGAGGGATGTCACATAAACCGTAGTTTACTGACTCTAGGAACTGTCATCCGCAAACTCAG CAAGGGGCGAAATGGACACATCCCTTTCAGAGATTCAAAACTAACCCGCATACTGCAGtcctcaataggaggcaatgcTAGAACAGCAATCATATGTACCATGAGTCCTGCGCGGAGCTATGTTGAACAAACCAGAAACACCCTCTTATTTGCATGTTGTGCTAAAGAAGTGTCAACTAATGCAAAAGTCAATGTAGTGATGTCTGATAAACTGTTGGTCAAGCAATTGCAAAGAGAGTTGTCTAGGCTGGAAGGAGAGTTGAGAAATTCAAGCTCAACCCGCCGTAAACCTGATTCTGCAGAGTTGCTGAAGGAAAAAGACCTCCAAATTGAGATG TTAAAGAAAGAGATAATGGATCTGGCTATGCAGCGGGACCTTGCTCACTCTCAAATTACGGACATGCTTAAAGTGGTTGGAGACGATATGTCCTCAAGTGATATG GAAAGTTTGGGTCCTCAGTATCCCAAACTACGTGTGCGATGCTCAATGGACTTTGATAATCAAATAGAGGAACCAAATTTATTAGGTTTTGACACCTTGCAGACTGTTAGATCTTTTGATGCTTCTCAATATTCAGATGGACATAGTGTAAGCTCCGAAGAGAGCTATTTCCAGCTCCCTGATTTGGAAAAGAATCTTCCCATCAGGATATTTTCTCAAGCGCTGTCAGTTGTAAGTCAGGAAGATGAAACAAATGATTCGGATAAGAAGATAGTTCAAGAACAGCCCAATGATAAATTAGGAGACAGTTATATGAAAGTTAGGTGCATTGAGTCAGAAGATCCAATGACAAACACAGATACACTTTCAAATCCAGCAAGTTTGAGTCCAAATAGAGACACAGACTCAAATGCATCATCTCCGGGGGAAACTACCGTTGTCTCAGGATTGACGGAAGTTGATAACATAGACAAAGAAAATCAAGACTTGTGCTCATCTCCGGGGGAAACTACGGTTGTCTCAGGATTGACGGAAGTTGATAACATAGACAAAGAAAATCAAGACTTGTGCTCATCTCCGGGGGAAAATATGGCTATCTCAGGATTGACAGAAGTTGTTAATATCGACAAAGAAAATCAAGACTCGTGTTCATTTGGGTTAAAGGAAAGAAAAGAATTGAGTCGCTTTCACCAAGCTTCTTTTCTTCCGTCTTCAGAGAAAATAAGTCCATCGATGGTAGGAAATAGTGTATCCAGTTCTAGAATCTTGAAATTGACCAGAAGCAGAAGCTGTGCAGCAAGTCTCATGAAGGATTCATCTTCCGATTGGTTTGACCAGGAAGAAATAATCCAGAACACCCCTCCAATAGGGATCCATAAAGACCAGATTAGAAGACCAGAGGGATATGATAGGAGGACCTATACACTAAACTATAATCCCAATGCTGATAGGTTATCCTGGTCTGGTTTTGGGAATTGTGTGAGATGTTCTACAGTTGACATGCAGAGCGTGAAACcatcatttgatatggaaattgATGATGGTGATTTATCCCCGGTAAGAAGGGAAAAGAAAGAATGTGAAAGTTCAAAACCACCACCTTACCGTAAG GTTTCGGGGACTGGAGTTGAGTCCACTGTTTCTGCCAAAAAGTTCAAAGATGCTGGGTCGAACACATTACAATCTAATGAAGAAAAACATTTCGAATGGTCTTCAGAATTTAGGCGGCTGCAGAAAGAGATTATTGAACGCTGGCATTCTTGTAATGTTTCATTGGTCCACAGGACTTACTTTTTCCTTCTATTCAAAGGGGACTCTTCAGATTCTATCTATATGGAGGTAGAGCTGAGAAGGCTATCCTATCTCAAAGAGAATCAAATTTTGGAAGATGGACGAACCCTTACCCCTGAATCAAG CAAGAGATATCTTCGACGAGAGAGACAAATGTTGAGCAGACAAATGGAGAGGAAGTTGTCAAAATCTGAAAGAGAGAAAATGTATTTCAAGTGGGGGATTAGTATAAGTTCAAAGCATAGGAGGTTGCAATTGGCTCATCGCCTTTGGTCAGAAACAGATATAGACCATGTTAGAGAGAGTGCCACCATTGTTGCAAAGCTGGTTGGTACAGTTGAGCCAGATCAGGCTTTCAAGGAGATGTTTGGCCTCAACTTTGCACCAAGGCGCACAAGAAAGAAAACTTTTGGTTGGACGTCCAGTGTGAAGCATATTTTGTGA
- the LOC127074648 gene encoding kinesin-like protein KIN-7E isoform X1, translating into MSSSSGEEATQGSTGNEERILVSVRVRPLNDKEIAKYDLSEWECINDTTIMYRSNLSASERSLYPTTYTFDRVFKTDCPTRQVYEEASKEVALSVLNGINSSIFAYGQTSSGKTYTMSGITEYAIADIFNHIEKHKEREFVLKFSAMEIYNESVRDLLSTDTTPLRLLDDPEKGTVVEKLTEETLRDWNHFTELISFCETQRQIGETSLNEASSRSHQILRLTIESSASEFLGNDKLSSLSASVNFVDLAGSERASQTNSAGARLKEGCHINRSLLTLGTVIRKLSKGRNGHIPFRDSKLTRILQSSIGGNARTAIICTMSPARSYVEQTRNTLLFACCAKEVSTNAKVNVVMSDKLLVKQLQRELSRLEGELRNSSSTRRKPDSAELLKEKDLQIEMLKKEIMDLAMQRDLAHSQITDMLKVVGDDMSSSDMESLGPQYPKLRVRCSMDFDNQIEEPNLLGFDTLQTVRSFDASQYSDGHSVSSEESYFQLPDLEKNLPIRIFSQALSVVSQEDETNDSDKKIVQEQPNDKLGDSYMKVRCIESEDPMTNTDTLSNPASLSPNRDTDSNASSPGETTVVSGLTEVDNIDKENQDLCSSPGETTVVSGLTEVDNIDKENQDLCSSPGENMAISGLTEVVNIDKENQDSCSFGLKERKELSRFHQASFLPSSEKISPSMVGNSVSSSRILKLTRSRSCAASLMKDSSSDWFDQEEIIQNTPPIGIHKDQIRRPEGYDRRTYTLNYNPNADRLSWSGFGNCVRCSTVDMQSVKPSFDMEIDDGDLSPVRREKKECESSKPPPYRKVSGTGVESTVSAKKFKDAGSNTLQSNEEKHFEWSSEFRRLQKEIIERWHSCNVSLVHRTYFFLLFKGDSSDSIYMEVELRRLSYLKENQILEDGRTLTPESSKRYLRRERQMLSRQMERKLSKSEREKMYFKWGISISSKHRRLQLAHRLWSETDIDHVRESATIVAKLVGTVEPDQAFKEMFGLNFAPRRTRKKTFGWTSSVKHIL; encoded by the exons ATGAGTTCCAGTTCAGGGGAGGAAGCAACCCAAGGCTCTACAGGAAATGAGGAGAGAATTCTTGTTTCTGTTCGTGTGCGACCACTGAATGATAAGGAGATTGCAAAATATGATCTGTCTGAATGGGAATGCATTAATGATACTACCATCATGTACAGAAGCAACCTTTCAGCTTCTGAAAGGTCTCTGTATCCGACAACCTATACATTTG ACCGAGTTTTTAAGACTGATTGCCCCACAAGGCAGGTGTACGAAGAAGCATCTAAGGAGGTAGCTCTTTCTGTTCTCAATGGAATCAACT CTAGCATTTTTGCATATGGACAAACAAGCAGTGGAAAGACATACACCATGAGTGGTATAACTGAGTACGCTATAGCTGACATTTTTAATCACATAGAGAAG CACAAAGAAAGGGAATTTGTCTTGAAGTTTTCAGCAATGGAGATCTATAATGAATCTGTCAGGGACCTCCTTAGTACCGACACCACACCtctcagacttcttgatgatccaGAG AAAGGCACAGTTGTTGAGAAGCTCACCGAGGAAACTTTGCGTGACTGGAACCATTTTACCGAACTTATTTCTTTCTGTGAAA CACAACGTCAGATAGGAGAGACATCTTTGAATGAAGCCAGCTCCAGATCACATCAAATTCTAAGACTG ACTATTGAAAGTTCTGCAAGTGAATTTCTGGGAAATGACAAATTGAGCTCTCTTTCTGCTTCTGTG AATTTTGTTGATCTTGCTGGAAGTGAGCGAGCATCACAAACAAATTCAGCTGGTGCGAGGTTGAAGGAGGGATGTCACATAAACCGTAGTTTACTGACTCTAGGAACTGTCATCCGCAAACTCAG CAAGGGGCGAAATGGACACATCCCTTTCAGAGATTCAAAACTAACCCGCATACTGCAGtcctcaataggaggcaatgcTAGAACAGCAATCATATGTACCATGAGTCCTGCGCGGAGCTATGTTGAACAAACCAGAAACACCCTCTTATTTGCATGTTGTGCTAAAGAAGTGTCAACTAATGCAAAAGTCAATGTAGTGATGTCTGATAAACTGTTGGTCAAGCAATTGCAAAGAGAGTTGTCTAGGCTGGAAGGAGAGTTGAGAAATTCAAGCTCAACCCGCCGTAAACCTGATTCTGCAGAGTTGCTGAAGGAAAAAGACCTCCAAATTGAGATG TTAAAGAAAGAGATAATGGATCTGGCTATGCAGCGGGACCTTGCTCACTCTCAAATTACGGACATGCTTAAAGTGGTTGGAGACGATATGTCCTCAAGTGATATG GAAAGTTTGGGTCCTCAGTATCCCAAACTACGTGTGCGATGCTCAATGGACTTTGATAATCAAATAGAGGAACCAAATTTATTAGGTTTTGACACCTTGCAGACTGTTAGATCTTTTGATGCTTCTCAATATTCAGATGGACATAGTGTAAGCTCCGAAGAGAGCTATTTCCAGCTCCCTGATTTGGAAAAGAATCTTCCCATCAGGATATTTTCTCAAGCGCTGTCAGTTGTAAGTCAGGAAGATGAAACAAATGATTCGGATAAGAAGATAGTTCAAGAACAGCCCAATGATAAATTAGGAGACAGTTATATGAAAGTTAGGTGCATTGAGTCAGAAGATCCAATGACAAACACAGATACACTTTCAAATCCAGCAAGTTTGAGTCCAAATAGAGACACAGACTCAAATGCATCATCTCCGGGGGAAACTACCGTTGTCTCAGGATTGACGGAAGTTGATAACATAGACAAAGAAAATCAAGACTTGTGCTCATCTCCGGGGGAAACTACGGTTGTCTCAGGATTGACGGAAGTTGATAACATAGACAAAGAAAATCAAGACTTGTGCTCATCTCCGGGGGAAAATATGGCTATCTCAGGATTGACAGAAGTTGTTAATATCGACAAAGAAAATCAAGACTCGTGTTCATTTGGGTTAAAGGAAAGAAAAGAATTGAGTCGCTTTCACCAAGCTTCTTTTCTTCCGTCTTCAGAGAAAATAAGTCCATCGATGGTAGGAAATAGTGTATCCAGTTCTAGAATCTTGAAATTGACCAGAAGCAGAAGCTGTGCAGCAAGTCTCATGAAGGATTCATCTTCCGATTGGTTTGACCAGGAAGAAATAATCCAGAACACCCCTCCAATAGGGATCCATAAAGACCAGATTAGAAGACCAGAGGGATATGATAGGAGGACCTATACACTAAACTATAATCCCAATGCTGATAGGTTATCCTGGTCTGGTTTTGGGAATTGTGTGAGATGTTCTACAGTTGACATGCAGAGCGTGAAACcatcatttgatatggaaattgATGATGGTGATTTATCCCCGGTAAGAAGGGAAAAGAAAGAATGTGAAAGTTCAAAACCACCACCTTACCGTAAG GTTTCGGGGACTGGAGTTGAGTCCACTGTTTCTGCCAAAAAGTTCAAAGATGCTGGGTCGAACACATTACAATCTAATGAAGAAAAACATTTCGAATGGTCTTCAGAATTTAGGCGGCTGCAGAAAGAGATTATTGAACGCTGGCATTCTTGTAATGTTTCATTGGTCCACAGGACTTACTTTTTCCTTCTATTCAAAGGGGACTCTTCAGATTCTATCTATATGGAGGTAGAGCTGAGAAGGCTATCCTATCTCAAAGAGAATCAAATTTTGGAAGATGGACGAACCCTTACCCCTGAATCAAG CAAGAGATATCTTCGACGAGAGAGACAAATGTTGAGCAGACAAATGGAGAGGAAGTTGTCAAAATCTGAAAGAGAGAAAATGTATTTCAAGTGGGGGATTAGTATAAGTTCAAAGCATAGGAGGTTGCAATTGGCTCATCGCCTTTGGTCAGAAACAGATATAGACCATGTTAGAGAGAGTGCCACCATTGTTGCAAAGCTGGTTGGTACAGTTGAGCCAGATCAGGCTTTCAAGGAGATGTTTGGCCTCAACTTTGCACCAAGGCGCACAAGAAAGAAAACTTTTGGTTGGACGTCCAGTGTGAAGCATATTTTGTGA